A genomic stretch from Blastocatellia bacterium includes:
- a CDS encoding vanadium-dependent haloperoxidase: MQARLLPLILITSLLLIGSPASAQVYEISKRTADKLPSEVASTWFETLYDVVKTEKTTPPVASRIYGITAVALYEAIVAGANDNRSLVGQLNGLTLLPQPKKNKKYDWLTVANTTLAAVIRGLYPTISAPSLTAINNLEQKFDSQFQGDASTIGYTRSVLYGQQMAAAILAWAAGDGFASNNNCAYIPAPVAGAWQPTTPAFNPNPLQPCWGKLRPMVLTSGGECPPPGHPAFSTSATSSFYAAALEVYNIGVGLTAEQKTIADYWADNPGATGTPAGHWIAIVSQFARGQGLSLARAAEAYARVGMAVHDAFVVCWNSKYTYNLERPVTFINDNIDRNWQPYIVTPNFPTYTSGHSTQSGAAASVLTDMFGVKRFTDMTHANHALTPAQQPRTFNSFDEAAAEAAISRLYGGIHYSFDNNDGLGCGECVGKAIRNRVSFKSVTAAGEDAGR; the protein is encoded by the coding sequence ATGCAGGCAAGGTTACTCCCACTGATCCTGATCACCTCATTGCTGTTGATTGGTTCTCCGGCTTCGGCTCAAGTCTATGAGATCAGCAAAAGAACAGCCGATAAGCTACCCTCAGAGGTCGCCTCGACCTGGTTCGAGACCTTATATGACGTTGTGAAGACTGAGAAGACGACGCCACCGGTGGCCTCGCGCATCTATGGCATCACCGCCGTCGCGCTGTACGAAGCCATCGTCGCCGGCGCTAACGACAACCGGTCATTGGTCGGCCAGTTGAACGGGCTGACCTTGCTGCCGCAGCCGAAGAAGAACAAGAAATATGACTGGCTCACAGTCGCCAACACGACCCTGGCGGCCGTCATCCGCGGCCTCTACCCGACGATCTCCGCGCCATCTTTGACCGCCATTAACAATCTGGAGCAAAAGTTCGATTCGCAATTCCAGGGCGACGCTTCGACCATCGGCTACACTCGCTCAGTGCTTTATGGCCAGCAGATGGCAGCCGCGATCCTCGCCTGGGCAGCCGGCGACGGCTTCGCCAGTAATAACAACTGCGCCTACATTCCGGCGCCTGTTGCCGGCGCCTGGCAGCCGACGACGCCGGCCTTCAACCCGAATCCGCTACAGCCATGCTGGGGCAAGCTCCGCCCGATGGTGCTGACATCAGGCGGCGAATGCCCGCCGCCCGGCCACCCGGCGTTTTCAACTTCGGCGACGTCAAGTTTTTACGCCGCCGCCCTGGAGGTCTATAACATCGGGGTAGGGCTCACCGCCGAGCAGAAGACCATTGCTGATTACTGGGCTGACAATCCCGGCGCCACCGGCACGCCGGCGGGACACTGGATAGCCATCGTCAGCCAGTTCGCCCGCGGCCAGGGACTTTCGCTCGCCAGGGCTGCCGAAGCCTATGCGCGCGTCGGCATGGCCGTTCATGACGCCTTCGTCGTCTGCTGGAACAGCAAGTACACATATAACCTCGAGCGTCCGGTGACTTTCATCAACGACAACATCGACCGCAACTGGCAGCCTTACATTGTCACGCCGAATTTTCCAACCTACACCTCAGGACACTCGACCCAGTCGGGCGCCGCGGCGAGCGTGCTGACCGACATGTTCGGGGTAAAGCGGTTTACGGACATGACCCATGCCAATCACGCGCTGACGCCGGCCCAGCAGCCGCGCACGTTCAACTCTTTCGACGAGGCCGCGGCGGAAGCAGCCATCTCAAGATTGTATGGCGGCATCCACTACTCATTTGACAATAACGACGGGCTCGGCTGTGGCGAATGTGTCGGCAAGGCGATCCGTAACCGGGTCAGTTTTAAGTCTGTGACGGCGGCGGGTGAGGATGCGGGCCGGTAG
- a CDS encoding amino acid adenylation domain-containing protein gives MSLLVQPIGDEAAEAIEAPLFLHQFFERAARRWPHQVAIDVPPGMHRPARQQLTYAEVERQANALAAFLSAFISGESVVAIALPRRGALLYVTQLAVLKAGSAYTCIDPAFPDDQVRDILKDSAAVALLTDAEGLGGVSRLGFDRELAFDVAELIAQSRNLPVAPPPPDWLTPSSLAYIIYTSGTTGRPKGVEIEHGGISNLVSHDLEVFDFSPDDRVSQNSSAAYDSSVEEIWFALAAGATLVVMDDDAVRLGPDLVAWLRRERITLLCPPPTLLRTMGCEDPEALLPDLAFVYVGGEALPRDVADRWARGRRLENGYGPTECTVTALHGRVREGEPITIGRPVHGLRAYVMNEALEEVADGQPGELCLGGAGLARGYRNRPELTAAKFPTHPRFGRLYRTGDLVHRDADGNYFFDGRIDAQVKLRGYRIELEAIEARLAEIPGVREAACCVQGEGAQQGLVAFIVPDELSAPPSFDDLKARLADVLPHYMVPGRFGLLAELPTSVAGKMNRKALPLLDAIGRGESQPRIAPRNPREEQIESAFRRVLQTRQAVSVDDDFFHDLGGDSLRAAQVISRLRDAQATAHLTVRDLYEARTIEALALRAGFAFQPPAMIEERNEAAQGRPILATVCQVAWLLAGLVGGSSAAYFVASDVLPGLIRRLGLIPFLVLGPFLLFAGLIVYTPLAILLATAVKRALIGRYRPLRAPVWGSFYVRNWMVQQTLRIIPWSLLEGTVFQLSALRALGARIGKRVHIHRGVNLLQGGWDLLDIGDDVTISQDASLRLVDYEDGQIVLGAIKIGEGSTLDIRAGVGGDTVIEPEAYLTASSSLSDGDHIPRGECWDGIPARPAGFAPPRPVVAEGERQLSPHTHSVALICARFALGLLLALPFELPVLMLALSCGVDTETALDWLNAPALTSSLLIAGVLMVTLPVPLTLALEAMLMRALGRVRAGVISRWSPAYLRVWLKTQMVQSAGEWLSGTLFWPIWLRLAGMKIGRNCEISTITDVVPELVEIGRETFFADGIYLAGPRVHRGAVALKPTRLGVNTFLGNHVVIPAGQQMPDDVLLGVCTVADDTQIRPGTSWFGHAPFELPRREIVECDRSLTHEPSRIRYVNRVFWEVLRFALPAMPVLVLPVWYKLLADAEQAFTAPVFFFAMVPLMSMAAGAFFCLLVLVMKWGLVGRVRPGTHPLWSCWCSRWDFLYVAWGVYARTALSTIEGTLLLTWYLRAMGMKIGRRVVLGSGFAHVVDPDMLHFEDGATVSCQFQAHTFEDRVLKIDHVHIRRGATVSGNAVLLYGAEIGVRANVAPHSVVMKRESLLAGQAYAGCPTRPVQVTPQAAMAAAGD, from the coding sequence ATGAGTTTGCTTGTTCAACCGATAGGCGATGAGGCGGCGGAGGCCATCGAAGCGCCGCTGTTTCTGCACCAGTTTTTCGAGCGCGCCGCCCGCCGCTGGCCGCATCAAGTGGCGATAGATGTGCCGCCGGGCATGCATCGGCCCGCCCGCCAACAACTGACCTACGCCGAGGTCGAACGGCAGGCCAATGCGCTGGCGGCGTTCTTGAGCGCCTTCATCAGCGGTGAATCGGTCGTCGCCATCGCGCTGCCGCGCCGTGGCGCGCTGCTCTACGTTACGCAGTTGGCGGTGCTGAAAGCCGGCAGCGCTTACACCTGCATCGATCCGGCCTTCCCGGACGATCAGGTGCGCGACATTCTCAAGGATTCCGCCGCCGTCGCCTTGCTCACGGACGCCGAGGGCTTAGGCGGCGTCAGCCGTCTGGGCTTCGACCGCGAACTCGCCTTTGATGTCGCCGAGCTGATTGCTCAATCCCGCAACCTGCCGGTCGCGCCGCCGCCGCCCGACTGGCTGACGCCGAGTAGCCTGGCTTACATCATCTACACGTCGGGCACGACGGGGCGGCCCAAGGGCGTCGAGATCGAGCATGGCGGCATCAGCAACCTGGTCAGCCATGACCTGGAAGTCTTCGACTTCTCGCCCGACGACCGCGTGTCGCAGAACTCGTCGGCTGCTTACGATTCTTCGGTTGAAGAAATCTGGTTCGCGCTCGCCGCCGGAGCGACGCTGGTGGTGATGGACGATGATGCGGTGCGGCTCGGGCCTGATCTGGTCGCCTGGCTGCGGCGCGAGCGCATCACCTTGTTGTGCCCGCCGCCGACCTTGCTGCGGACGATGGGCTGCGAAGACCCTGAAGCCCTGCTGCCGGACTTGGCTTTCGTTTACGTCGGCGGCGAGGCGCTGCCGCGCGATGTCGCCGACCGCTGGGCCAGGGGCCGCCGCCTGGAGAACGGTTATGGGCCGACGGAATGCACGGTGACGGCGCTGCACGGCAGGGTCAGGGAAGGCGAGCCGATCACCATTGGCCGGCCGGTGCATGGGCTGCGAGCCTACGTGATGAATGAAGCGCTCGAAGAAGTCGCCGACGGCCAGCCGGGCGAGTTATGCCTGGGCGGTGCCGGGCTGGCGCGCGGCTATCGCAACCGGCCAGAGCTGACCGCCGCGAAATTCCCGACGCACCCGCGCTTCGGGCGGCTCTACCGCACGGGCGATCTGGTGCATCGCGATGCGGACGGCAATTATTTTTTTGATGGTCGCATAGACGCGCAGGTTAAGCTGCGTGGCTATCGCATCGAGCTTGAGGCCATCGAGGCGCGGCTTGCGGAGATTCCCGGCGTGCGCGAGGCCGCGTGTTGTGTTCAAGGCGAGGGCGCGCAGCAGGGGCTTGTGGCTTTCATCGTGCCGGATGAATTGAGCGCGCCGCCGTCGTTTGATGATCTGAAAGCGCGGCTGGCCGACGTGCTGCCGCATTACATGGTGCCGGGCCGTTTCGGCTTGCTTGCAGAGTTGCCGACGAGCGTCGCGGGCAAGATGAACCGCAAGGCGCTGCCTCTGCTCGACGCCATCGGGCGCGGCGAGAGTCAACCGCGAATTGCGCCGCGCAATCCGCGGGAAGAACAGATTGAATCGGCTTTCCGCCGGGTGCTGCAAACGCGGCAGGCGGTGTCGGTTGACGATGATTTCTTTCACGATCTCGGCGGCGACAGCCTGCGCGCCGCACAGGTAATCTCGCGGCTCCGCGACGCGCAGGCGACGGCCCACTTGACGGTGCGCGATCTGTACGAAGCGCGCACCATCGAGGCGCTGGCACTTCGGGCCGGCTTCGCGTTTCAGCCGCCGGCGATGATCGAAGAGCGGAATGAAGCGGCACAGGGCCGCCCGATCCTGGCGACGGTCTGCCAGGTCGCGTGGTTGCTGGCGGGTCTGGTCGGCGGCTCGTCAGCCGCTTACTTTGTAGCCTCAGACGTATTGCCGGGTCTGATTCGCCGGCTCGGCTTAATCCCGTTTCTCGTGCTGGGGCCGTTTCTACTATTCGCCGGTTTAATCGTCTACACGCCGCTGGCAATTCTGCTGGCGACTGCGGTCAAGCGCGCATTGATTGGCCGCTATCGCCCGCTGCGCGCGCCGGTCTGGGGCAGCTTTTATGTGCGCAACTGGATGGTGCAGCAAACGCTGCGGATCATTCCGTGGTCGTTGCTCGAAGGCACGGTCTTTCAACTGAGCGCCCTGCGCGCGCTTGGGGCGCGCATCGGCAAGCGCGTGCATATTCATCGCGGCGTCAACCTGCTGCAAGGCGGCTGGGACTTGCTCGACATCGGCGACGACGTGACGATCAGTCAGGACGCGTCGCTGCGACTGGTGGACTATGAGGATGGCCAGATTGTCCTCGGCGCGATCAAGATTGGTGAAGGCAGCACGCTCGACATCCGCGCCGGTGTCGGCGGTGACACGGTCATCGAGCCTGAGGCTTATCTCACGGCGTCCTCATCCTTAAGTGATGGCGACCACATTCCGCGCGGCGAGTGCTGGGACGGCATCCCTGCGCGTCCCGCGGGTTTTGCGCCGCCGCGCCCCGTCGTCGCTGAAGGTGAGCGGCAGTTGTCGCCGCACACGCACAGTGTCGCGCTCATCTGTGCGCGCTTCGCGCTCGGCTTGCTGCTGGCGCTACCGTTCGAGCTGCCGGTGTTAATGCTGGCGTTGAGCTGCGGTGTGGACACCGAAACGGCGCTTGATTGGCTCAATGCGCCTGCGCTCACGTCCTCGCTGTTGATTGCCGGGGTTTTGATGGTGACGCTGCCGGTGCCTTTGACGCTGGCGCTGGAAGCCATGTTGATGCGGGCGCTGGGCCGCGTGCGCGCCGGGGTCATCAGCCGTTGGAGCCCTGCCTATTTGCGCGTGTGGCTAAAGACACAGATGGTGCAATCGGCGGGCGAGTGGCTGAGCGGCACGCTCTTCTGGCCGATCTGGCTGCGGCTCGCCGGTATGAAGATCGGGCGCAACTGCGAGATCAGCACGATCACCGATGTGGTGCCGGAGCTGGTCGAGATTGGCCGCGAGACGTTTTTCGCCGACGGTATCTATCTGGCGGGGCCGCGCGTTCATCGCGGCGCGGTGGCGCTCAAGCCGACGCGGCTGGGAGTCAATACCTTCCTGGGCAATCATGTCGTCATCCCTGCCGGCCAGCAGATGCCCGACGACGTGCTGCTAGGCGTCTGCACGGTCGCCGATGATACGCAGATACGGCCCGGCACCTCATGGTTCGGCCATGCGCCATTCGAGCTGCCGCGCCGCGAAATCGTCGAGTGTGACCGCAGCCTGACGCATGAGCCCTCGCGGATTCGTTATGTGAATCGCGTCTTCTGGGAGGTGCTGCGCTTCGCGCTGCCGGCGATGCCGGTCCTGGTGCTGCCTGTCTGGTACAAACTCCTGGCGGATGCCGAGCAGGCATTCACGGCGCCGGTCTTCTTCTTTGCGATGGTGCCGCTGATGAGCATGGCGGCGGGCGCGTTTTTCTGCCTGCTGGTGCTGGTGATGAAGTGGGGGCTGGTCGGTCGTGTACGGCCCGGCACGCATCCTTTATGGTCTTGCTGGTGCAGCCGCTGGGACTTCCTGTATGTCGCCTGGGGGGTGTACGCGCGGACGGCGCTGTCGACGATTGAAGGCACGTTACTGCTGACGTGGTATCTACGAGCGATGGGCATGAAGATAGGCCGGCGCGTGGTGCTAGGGAGCGGCTTCGCGCATGTGGTTGACCCCGACATGCTGCACTTTGAAGATGGCGCGACGGTGAGCTGTCAGTTCCAGGCGCACACCTTTGAAGACCGCGTCCTGAAGATCGATCACGTTCACATTCGCCGCGGGGCGACCGTCAGCGGCAATGCCGTGCTGCTGTATGGCGCGGAGATTGGCGTGCGCGCCAACGTCGCGCCGCACAGCGTCGTGATGAAGCGCGAGAGCTTGCTTGCGGGACAGGCGTATGCCGGATGCCCGACGCGCCCGGTGCAGGTGACGCCGCAAGCGGCAATGGCCGCCGCCGGCGATTGA
- a CDS encoding response regulator, which produces MVRAQQANTVILEQGLSRPAQESQVHILLVDDRPENLLALEATLGYLGQNLIMASSGREALKLLLDQDFALILLDVHMPDMDGFETAALIRDREKSQSIPIIFLTAMHKGPGQVFRGYSLGAVDYIFKPFEPEILKAKVAVFIELYKKTEEIKRQAELLLLKNQELDHTNKEIVELYREIEIKNDELEMRVEQRTAELARANTALQAEIIERQRAEEERLQLLISEQQARAEAEAANHAKDEFLATVSHELRTPLTSILGWTRLLRVREADAASLARGLETIERNAKSQAKLIEDILDVSRIISGKLRIEARPIKLVPIIEMAIDAVRPAAEAKAIDIATTFDAPAGLLRGDPTRLQQVVWNLLSNAVKFTANGGEIRVHLERYGECARLIVSDNGCGISQEFLPFIFDRFSQAERHMTRKHGGLGLGLAIVRHLVEMHGGSIQVESPGEGQGATFTVDLPMSFGQSEAAGVHEAADDSEAAEHADEPEPRLKDLRVLVVDDDPDTLHMLTVALEMAGGEVRACASASEALDTMGEWRADLLVSDIGMPNEDGYALIRKVRALEPEAGGAIPAIALTAFAGASDRARALSSGFQTHISKPVEPNDLIKVILQLVGPREAVGEPQPK; this is translated from the coding sequence ATGGTACGGGCGCAGCAGGCGAATACAGTGATATTGGAACAGGGGCTGAGCAGGCCGGCGCAGGAATCGCAGGTCCATATCCTGCTGGTCGATGACCGCCCTGAGAATTTGCTGGCCCTCGAAGCGACGCTCGGCTACCTCGGCCAGAACCTGATTATGGCCAGTAGCGGCAGGGAGGCGTTGAAGCTGCTGCTCGACCAGGATTTCGCGCTCATCCTGCTCGACGTTCACATGCCGGACATGGACGGGTTCGAGACCGCCGCGCTGATCCGCGACCGCGAGAAGTCGCAGAGCATCCCCATCATCTTTCTGACCGCCATGCACAAGGGGCCGGGCCAGGTCTTCCGCGGCTACTCGCTCGGCGCCGTCGATTACATCTTCAAGCCGTTTGAGCCGGAAATCCTCAAGGCTAAAGTCGCCGTCTTTATCGAGCTGTATAAAAAGACGGAAGAGATCAAGCGTCAGGCCGAGCTGCTGCTGCTGAAGAACCAGGAACTGGATCACACCAATAAAGAGATCGTCGAGCTTTACCGCGAGATCGAAATCAAGAACGACGAGCTGGAGATGCGCGTCGAGCAGCGCACCGCCGAGCTGGCGCGCGCTAACACCGCTTTGCAAGCCGAGATCATCGAGCGCCAGCGCGCCGAAGAAGAGCGCCTGCAACTGCTGATCAGCGAGCAGCAGGCGCGCGCAGAGGCCGAAGCCGCCAACCATGCCAAGGACGAGTTCCTGGCGACCGTCTCGCATGAGCTGCGCACGCCGCTGACTTCGATCCTCGGCTGGACGCGGCTGCTGCGCGTCCGCGAGGCCGACGCGGCGTCGCTGGCCCGTGGCCTTGAGACCATCGAGCGCAACGCCAAGTCGCAGGCCAAGCTGATCGAAGACATCCTCGACGTCTCGCGGATCATCAGCGGCAAGCTGCGCATCGAGGCCCGGCCCATCAAGCTGGTGCCGATCATCGAGATGGCGATTGACGCCGTGCGCCCGGCGGCCGAGGCCAAGGCGATTGACATCGCCACCACCTTTGACGCGCCGGCGGGACTGTTGCGCGGCGACCCGACGCGCTTGCAGCAGGTGGTCTGGAACCTGTTGTCAAACGCCGTCAAGTTCACCGCCAACGGCGGCGAGATTCGCGTCCATCTGGAGCGTTACGGCGAGTGCGCCCGCCTGATCGTCAGCGACAATGGCTGCGGCATCAGTCAAGAGTTCTTGCCTTTTATCTTCGACCGCTTCTCGCAGGCCGAGCGCCACATGACGCGCAAGCACGGCGGCCTGGGCCTGGGGCTGGCCATCGTCCGCCACCTGGTCGAGATGCACGGCGGCAGCATCCAGGTCGAGAGCCCCGGCGAAGGCCAGGGCGCGACCTTCACGGTTGACCTGCCGATGAGCTTCGGCCAGTCGGAGGCGGCAGGCGTTCATGAGGCGGCAGACGACAGCGAGGCGGCTGAACATGCGGACGAGCCAGAGCCCCGGCTCAAAGATTTGCGCGTCCTGGTGGTCGATGATGACCCCGACACCTTGCACATGTTGACCGTCGCCCTGGAGATGGCGGGCGGCGAAGTGCGCGCCTGTGCTTCGGCCAGCGAAGCGCTCGACACCATGGGAGAGTGGCGAGCCGATTTGCTGGTGTCCGACATCGGCATGCCGAATGAAGACGGCTATGCGCTGATTCGCAAAGTGCGCGCGCTGGAGCCTGAGGCGGGCGGCGCGATTCCGGCCATCGCGTTGACGGCTTTTGCGGGCGCCTCGGATCGGGCGCGCGCCCTGTCGTCAGGCTTTCAGACGCACATCAGCAAGCCGGTCGAGCCGAACGACCTGATCAAAGTCATCCTTCAACTGGTCGGCCCTCGCGAAGCGGTCGGAGAGCCGCAACCGAAATGA
- a CDS encoding chemotaxis protein CheB — protein sequence MNHELVVVGASLGGFDALAVLLGGLPENFSLPMAVVQHRSVDSDELLSTLLQRVCRLPIAEVEDKQPILPGKVYLAPADYHLLVERNHFALSVDERVQFARPSIDVLFESAADAYRDRLVAILLSGANEDGAQGIASVKAHGGLTIVQDPTSAESARMPEAAIAASAVDYVLPLAGIVEFMNDLVRKSEGNLWYGRSRRIQ from the coding sequence ATGAATCACGAACTGGTCGTTGTGGGCGCCAGTCTGGGCGGCTTTGACGCGCTGGCGGTGCTGCTCGGCGGCCTGCCGGAAAACTTCTCGCTGCCGATGGCGGTCGTCCAGCACCGCAGCGTTGATTCGGACGAGTTGCTGTCGACACTGCTTCAGCGCGTCTGCCGCTTGCCGATTGCCGAGGTCGAAGACAAGCAGCCGATCTTGCCCGGCAAGGTCTACCTCGCGCCGGCGGATTATCACTTGCTGGTCGAGCGCAATCACTTCGCGCTGTCGGTTGACGAGCGCGTGCAGTTTGCGCGGCCCTCGATAGATGTGTTATTCGAGTCGGCGGCGGATGCTTACCGCGACCGATTGGTGGCGATCTTGCTGAGCGGCGCTAACGAAGACGGGGCGCAGGGCATTGCCAGCGTCAAGGCGCACGGCGGCCTGACCATCGTGCAGGACCCGACCTCGGCAGAGAGCGCCCGCATGCCGGAAGCCGCGATTGCCGCTTCGGCGGTCGATTACGTCCTGCCGCTTGCCGGCATCGTCGAGTTCATGAATGATCTGGTTCGCAAGAGCGAGGGGAATTTATGGTACGGGCGCAGCAGGCGAATACAGTGA
- a CDS encoding protein-glutamate O-methyltransferase CheR yields MSQRESDPDIEDIEIKLLLEGVHLHYGYDFREYAPASLKRRIGDLMRDEKVASISQLQDRILHDASCFERFVIALTVNVTAMFRDPSFYLALRTQVVPLLKTYPFVRIWHAGCSSGEEVYSTAIVLTEEGIYDRCRIYATDLNEAVLKHAREGIYSLEYMQGYVNNYVKAGGRSAFSEYYVADNDSAIFRSSLRRNVVFSQHNLVTDRSFNEFNLILCRNVLIYFNQALQNRVHHLLYESLAKFGVLALGHKETISFTPHEDRYEALEASEKLYRRVA; encoded by the coding sequence ATGAGTCAGCGCGAGAGCGATCCGGACATTGAGGATATCGAGATCAAGCTATTGCTGGAAGGCGTCCACCTGCATTATGGCTACGACTTCCGCGAGTATGCCCCGGCCTCGCTCAAGCGCCGCATCGGCGACCTCATGCGCGACGAAAAAGTCGCCAGCATCTCGCAACTGCAAGATCGCATCCTGCATGACGCGAGTTGCTTCGAGCGTTTCGTCATCGCCTTGACGGTCAACGTCACGGCGATGTTCCGCGACCCGAGCTTCTACCTGGCGTTGCGCACACAGGTGGTGCCGCTGTTGAAGACTTACCCCTTCGTGCGCATCTGGCACGCCGGCTGTTCGAGCGGCGAAGAGGTCTATTCGACGGCGATTGTCCTGACCGAAGAAGGCATCTACGACCGCTGCCGCATCTACGCCACCGATCTGAACGAGGCGGTGCTGAAGCACGCCCGCGAGGGCATCTATTCGCTCGAATACATGCAGGGCTACGTCAACAACTACGTCAAGGCCGGGGGGCGGTCAGCCTTTTCCGAGTACTATGTGGCGGACAACGACAGCGCCATCTTCCGCTCGTCGCTGCGCCGCAACGTCGTCTTCTCGCAGCACAACCTGGTGACCGACCGCTCGTTCAACGAGTTCAATCTCATCCTCTGCCGCAATGTTCTGATCTACTTCAATCAGGCGTTGCAGAACCGCGTTCACCATCTGCTTTACGAGAGCCTGGCGAAGTTCGGCGTGCTCGCCCTCGGCCACAAGGAGACGATCAGCTTCACGCCGCACGAAGATCGGTACGAGGCGCTGGAAGCGAGCGAGAAGCTCTACAGGAGGGTCGCCTGA